A region from the Candidatus Magasanikbacteria bacterium genome encodes:
- the ileS gene encoding isoleucine--tRNA ligase: MYEADKNEKEILKYWDQHKCFEKSVESRPKDKPYVFYDGPPFATGLPHYGHIVGTAMKDTIPRFWTMRGFRVERKWGWDCHGLPIENIVEKALDLKTKKDIEDFGIHNFNDACRSNVSNYVDEWKRIIHRFGRWVDMENSYRTMDINYMESVWWVFRQLWDKNLIYEGRKPMHICPRCETPLSNFEVTQGYKDIKDLTVTAQFKVLNAKEKLGVEEDLYILAWTTTPWTLPGNVLIAVGNDIDYLQIRTINENGEKNKETFLVAKERADYVTKGAYEIVAEFTGSKLVGLNYEPLFPYYKDTKNAFKVVEADFVTTENGTGIVHIAPAFGSDDYSLGEKEEIDFVQHVGMDGKFKPEVLDFVGQEVKPKADHSKTDVEIIKWLAKNGKLFAKEKYLHSYPHCWRCDTPLLNYLTSSWFIRVTELKEDLLLNNEKTNWVPSHIKQGRFGKWLENVRDWAVSRNRFWGAPLPIWRSDDGEDFICVGSVEELEELSGQKVEDLHKDTVDKLVFEKDGKTYHRVSEVLDCWFESGAMPYGQMHYPFENKEKFEAGFPAEFIAEGQDQTRGWFYTLHVLATALTRGENPTIPTDESLPAFRNVIVNGIILAEDGKKMSKRLQNYPDPMLVLEKYGSDALRYYLLSSPVVHAENMSFSEKGVREVYGKVINMLWNVFSFYEMFAEEKAVSKINTVELENVLDKWIVAKLNRLVVDVTKNMEEYKLAEAIRPIQDFIADLSQWYIRRSRDRFKMNSTEGDLEKDKKQAEKTLGYVLLTLSKVMAPFMPFIADKIYLQIKGEGTAESVHLEDWPEVLEGDIDFLPLENMRSTRDIIELGQSARSSAGIKVRQPLSEVCFFGPPIYDDNEEKKKYETLIKNELNVKEVKFLKMGCPDINRVKKDKKYFVIESQRTLVALNTEITEELKKEGLMREIVRTVNQLRKEQGLTREDRVVITYHTEDFLLQSVFEKFAEDIKKGVLADEILQDGGEKSVKIGDVEIELGVRKVD, from the coding sequence ATGTACGAAGCAGATAAAAATGAGAAAGAAATTTTAAAATATTGGGATCAGCATAAGTGTTTTGAAAAATCAGTAGAAAGTAGACCAAAAGATAAACCATATGTTTTTTATGACGGACCTCCGTTTGCGACAGGTTTGCCACATTATGGGCATATAGTTGGAACTGCAATGAAGGATACAATTCCGCGTTTTTGGACTATGCGTGGTTTTCGTGTAGAGAGAAAATGGGGTTGGGATTGTCATGGTTTGCCAATTGAAAATATTGTAGAAAAGGCTTTAGATTTGAAAACAAAAAAAGATATTGAAGATTTTGGCATACATAATTTTAACGATGCTTGCAGGTCTAATGTTTCAAATTATGTAGACGAGTGGAAAAGAATAATTCATAGATTTGGTCGTTGGGTGGATATGGAAAATTCCTACCGAACTATGGATATAAATTATATGGAAAGCGTTTGGTGGGTTTTTAGACAGCTTTGGGATAAGAATTTGATTTATGAGGGTAGGAAGCCAATGCATATTTGTCCGCGTTGTGAGACCCCACTTTCAAATTTTGAGGTGACACAAGGTTATAAAGATATAAAAGATTTAACTGTGACAGCACAGTTTAAAGTTTTGAATGCAAAAGAAAAGTTGGGAGTTGAGGAAGATTTATATATTTTGGCTTGGACTACAACCCCGTGGACATTACCGGGAAATGTGCTAATTGCTGTTGGAAATGATATAGATTATTTGCAAATTCGTACAATAAATGAAAATGGTGAAAAAAATAAAGAGACATTTTTGGTTGCAAAAGAGAGAGCTGATTATGTGACAAAAGGAGCTTACGAAATTGTGGCAGAATTTACAGGTTCAAAATTGGTTGGTTTAAATTATGAGCCATTATTTCCTTATTATAAAGATACAAAAAATGCATTTAAAGTTGTGGAAGCTGATTTTGTGACGACAGAAAATGGAACTGGAATTGTACATATTGCACCAGCTTTTGGTTCTGATGACTATAGTTTGGGAGAAAAAGAGGAGATTGATTTTGTGCAACATGTAGGAATGGATGGAAAATTTAAACCAGAAGTGCTAGATTTTGTCGGGCAAGAAGTAAAACCAAAAGCAGATCATTCTAAGACTGATGTAGAAATTATAAAATGGCTTGCAAAAAATGGAAAATTGTTTGCAAAAGAAAAATATTTGCACAGCTATCCACATTGTTGGCGTTGTGATACGCCACTTTTAAACTATTTAACAAGCAGTTGGTTTATTCGCGTCACAGAACTTAAAGAAGATTTACTATTAAATAATGAAAAGACAAACTGGGTACCAAGCCATATAAAACAAGGGCGTTTTGGAAAGTGGTTGGAAAATGTAAGAGATTGGGCTGTTTCTAGAAATCGTTTTTGGGGTGCGCCACTTCCTATTTGGAGAAGTGATGATGGTGAAGATTTTATTTGTGTAGGAAGTGTTGAAGAATTAGAGGAGTTGTCTGGGCAAAAAGTAGAAGATTTGCACAAAGATACCGTGGACAAATTGGTTTTTGAAAAAGATGGAAAAACATATCACAGAGTTTCAGAGGTTTTAGATTGTTGGTTTGAATCTGGTGCTATGCCTTATGGCCAGATGCACTATCCGTTTGAAAACAAAGAAAAATTTGAAGCAGGTTTTCCAGCAGAATTTATTGCAGAAGGTCAAGACCAGACTCGTGGTTGGTTTTATACTTTACATGTTTTGGCGACGGCACTTACTCGCGGAGAAAATCCTACTATTCCAACAGATGAATCTTTGCCAGCTTTTAGAAATGTAATTGTAAACGGAATTATTTTGGCAGAAGACGGAAAAAAGATGAGTAAGCGTCTACAAAATTATCCAGATCCAATGTTGGTTTTGGAAAAATATGGTTCAGATGCTCTGCGATATTATCTACTTTCTTCGCCTGTTGTACATGCAGAAAATATGAGTTTTTCTGAAAAAGGTGTGCGTGAAGTTTATGGAAAAGTGATAAATATGCTTTGGAATGTGTTTAGTTTTTATGAAATGTTTGCAGAGGAAAAAGCTGTGAGCAAAATAAATACAGTAGAATTGGAAAATGTTTTGGATAAGTGGATTGTAGCAAAACTGAACAGATTGGTAGTAGATGTCACCAAAAATATGGAGGAGTATAAACTTGCTGAAGCAATTCGTCCAATCCAAGATTTTATTGCAGATTTATCTCAATGGTATATTCGTAGAAGTCGTGATAGATTTAAAATGAATTCTACTGAAGGTGATTTGGAAAAAGACAAAAAACAAGCAGAAAAAACTTTGGGTTATGTTTTGTTAACTTTATCAAAAGTGATGGCGCCATTTATGCCGTTTATTGCAGACAAAATTTACTTGCAAATAAAAGGTGAAGGAACTGCAGAAAGTGTGCATTTAGAAGATTGGCCAGAAGTTCTGGAAGGTGATATTGATTTTCTACCATTAGAAAATATGAGATCCACAAGAGATATTATTGAGTTAGGTCAATCTGCTAGATCAAGTGCTGGAATTAAAGTTAGGCAACCTTTGTCAGAAGTTTGTTTTTTTGGACCGCCTATTTATGATGATAATGAAGAAAAGAAAAAATATGAAACTTTAATTAAAAATGAGTTAAATGTTAAAGAAGTTAAATTCTTAAAAATGGGATGTCCTGACATAAATAGAGTTAAAAAAGACAAAAAATATTTTGTTATTGAAAGTCAAAGAACATTAGTTGCACTCAACACAGAAATAACAGAAGAATTGAAAAAAGAAGGTTTGATGCGTGAAATTGTAAGAACGGTGAACCAACTTCGCAAAGAACAAGGTTTAACTAGAGAAGACAGAGTTGTGATAACTTATCATACAGAAGATTTTCTACTTCAAAGCGTGTTTGAAAAATTTGCAGAAGATATTAAAAAGGGTGTTTTAGCAGATGAAATTTTGCAGGACGGCGGAGAAAAAAGTGTAAAAATTGGTGATGTTGAAATAGAACTTGGAGTGAGGAAAGTAGATTAA
- a CDS encoding RpiB/LacA/LacB family sugar-phosphate isomerase, with product MEKIYLATDHAGFELKEKIKQFLIERNFEIEDKGAVEHNEKDDYPDFISLVAKEISQNPNKKAIIFGGSGQGEAMAANRFPNVRAVVFYGGNLEIIKLSREHNDANILSIGARFLNEEEAKTAIELWLNTEFTNEERHIRRIEKIV from the coding sequence ATGGAAAAAATATATTTAGCAACAGACCATGCCGGTTTTGAACTAAAAGAAAAAATTAAACAATTTTTAATTGAAAGAAATTTTGAAATAGAAGACAAAGGAGCAGTAGAGCATAATGAAAAAGATGATTATCCAGATTTTATATCTTTAGTCGCAAAAGAGATATCACAAAATCCAAATAAAAAAGCCATTATTTTTGGTGGTTCCGGTCAAGGTGAAGCTATGGCGGCAAACCGTTTCCCAAATGTTCGCGCTGTAGTTTTTTATGGAGGAAATTTAGAAATTATAAAACTTTCACGAGAGCATAATGATGCAAATATACTTTCAATAGGCGCAAGATTTCTAAACGAAGAAGAAGCAAAGACAGCAATAGAACTTTGGCTAAACACAGAATTTACAAATGAAGAAAGACATATCCGAAGAATAGAAAAAATTGTATGA
- a CDS encoding ribulose-phosphate 3-epimerase yields MIKIIPAINVISQNEFEKQIKSVENSVDLVQIDIADGKFTHWKNWADAEKIKEIPTTLSYELHLMVENPIQELKKWESLSNVQRIVVHTESFKEINLELFHKLVDFGFEVGFALNPKTSIEKIEFLLPNLEYILFLGVSPGKSGQKFQKKVLEKIKKIKVAFPHIKIEVDGGVNEGTAKNISKAGADILCIGSAIFNENGTPAENLTFFNNLVN; encoded by the coding sequence ATGATTAAAATAATCCCAGCAATAAATGTTATATCACAAAACGAATTTGAAAAACAAATAAAATCAGTAGAAAATTCTGTTGATTTAGTTCAAATTGATATCGCCGATGGCAAATTTACACATTGGAAAAATTGGGCTGATGCAGAAAAAATTAAAGAAATTCCAACAACTTTAAGTTATGAATTGCATTTAATGGTAGAAAATCCAATTCAAGAATTAAAAAAATGGGAAAGTCTCTCAAATGTACAAAGAATAGTTGTTCACACCGAATCTTTTAAAGAAATAAATTTGGAACTTTTTCATAAACTTGTAGATTTTGGTTTTGAAGTTGGCTTTGCACTTAATCCAAAAACTTCAATCGAAAAAATAGAATTTTTATTACCAAACCTTGAGTACATACTCTTTTTAGGAGTAAGTCCAGGAAAATCTGGGCAAAAATTTCAGAAAAAAGTTTTAGAAAAAATAAAAAAAATAAAAGTTGCATTTCCGCACATTAAAATAGAAGTTGACGGAGGGGTAAACGAAGGAACTGCAAAAAATATTTCCAAAGCTGGCGCCGATATTTTATGTATTGGAAGTGCAATTTTCAATGAAAACGGAACTCCAGCTGAAAATTTAACTTTTTTCAATAATCTGGTAAACTAA
- a CDS encoding FAD-dependent oxidoreductase: protein MYDLIIIGASAAGLSASVYAARRNLKFLVISKDIGGEVALSGEVGNWPGIIKINGMELAKNFEDHAKFYNTEIREGTEVLKIEQKDNIHIVHTKKGAKKVKLDTKSIIVASGIHPRELGIQGEKDFRGKGITYCTVCDGPLFKGKITATIGAGNAGLESALMMSGIAEKVYLISNKPNTKEMNGGFPKGENILIDKVKKAKNIEIIYNANTTKILGDKMVSSLKYEDSESKKEKELEVGGVMVHIGTIPNSYFIDCVNKDKQKSIKIDQKCQTSCKGIFAAGDVTNIPHKQIVIAAGQGVIAVLSAIDYINRFETK, encoded by the coding sequence ATGTACGATTTGATAATAATTGGAGCGTCGGCCGCAGGACTTTCAGCATCTGTTTACGCGGCGCGTAGAAATTTAAAATTTTTAGTAATATCCAAAGATATTGGTGGAGAGGTTGCACTTTCTGGAGAAGTTGGAAACTGGCCTGGAATTATAAAAATAAATGGAATGGAATTGGCAAAGAATTTCGAAGATCACGCCAAATTTTATAACACAGAAATTCGCGAAGGAACAGAAGTCCTAAAAATAGAACAAAAAGATAATATTCATATAGTTCACACAAAAAAAGGTGCTAAAAAAGTAAAACTTGATACAAAATCTATAATTGTAGCAAGTGGAATACACCCACGAGAGCTAGGTATTCAAGGTGAAAAAGATTTTCGTGGAAAAGGTATTACATATTGTACAGTTTGCGATGGCCCACTTTTTAAAGGAAAAATAACAGCCACAATTGGCGCTGGAAATGCAGGTCTAGAATCTGCTCTTATGATGAGTGGGATTGCTGAAAAAGTTTATTTAATATCAAACAAACCAAATACAAAAGAAATGAATGGTGGTTTTCCAAAAGGTGAAAATATTTTAATAGACAAAGTAAAAAAAGCAAAAAATATAGAGATAATTTATAATGCGAACACAACAAAAATTTTGGGTGATAAAATGGTTTCTAGTTTGAAATATGAAGATAGCGAAAGTAAAAAAGAAAAAGAATTAGAAGTTGGTGGAGTGATGGTCCACATAGGAACAATTCCAAATTCCTATTTTATAGACTGTGTAAACAAAGATAAACAAAAATCAATAAAAATCGACCAAAAATGTCAAACTAGTTGCAAAGGAATTTTTGCTGCCGGCGATGTAACGAACATACCACACAAACAGATAGTTATCGCTGCTGGACAAGGTGTTATAGCAGTACTAAGTGCAATTGATTATATAAACAGATTTGAAACAAAATAA
- a CDS encoding carbohydrate kinase family protein — MHTDIITIGDSVLDTYIMIDDATVHCDIKKEHCKLCLNYAEKIPITGSAQSVGGNAANVAVGTHLFGLNSTIITEVGDDLNGHIILSSLKKVGVNIKHIQVKKQETRYAIVLNFKGERTILSQHPKRNYTLLNIPKTNWIYYTSLSKSFEKIQKKLISHLKKNPSIKLAVNPGTYQLKDGLKILKKILPYAHAIILNKEEAEIIVGKKKTEKSTLKALLETGAKIAVITNGKKGSYTTDGKEFLFMPIYPLKAKAKTGAGDAFTSGFLSALVQGHTIKEAVQWGTANSAGVIQKFGAQVGLLSKRQTLTMIKKYKKIIPKSI; from the coding sequence ATGCATACAGATATAATTACAATTGGAGATAGTGTTTTGGATACTTATATAATGATAGACGACGCTACAGTTCATTGCGATATCAAAAAAGAACATTGCAAACTCTGTCTAAATTATGCAGAAAAAATTCCTATCACAGGATCCGCTCAGTCTGTTGGTGGAAATGCCGCAAATGTAGCAGTTGGTACACATCTTTTTGGGCTAAACTCTACAATTATTACAGAAGTTGGAGACGATTTAAACGGTCATATTATTTTATCGAGCCTTAAAAAAGTTGGTGTAAATATAAAACATATACAGGTTAAAAAACAAGAAACTCGCTACGCAATTGTATTAAATTTCAAAGGTGAGCGTACAATTCTGTCTCAACACCCAAAAAGAAATTACACCTTATTAAACATTCCAAAAACTAATTGGATTTATTATACATCGCTTAGTAAATCATTTGAAAAAATTCAAAAAAAATTAATTTCTCATCTTAAAAAAAATCCAAGCATAAAACTTGCTGTAAACCCAGGAACATACCAATTGAAAGACGGTTTGAAAATTCTAAAAAAAATACTCCCCTACGCTCACGCAATTATTTTAAACAAAGAAGAGGCGGAAATTATAGTTGGTAAGAAAAAAACCGAAAAAAGTACCTTAAAAGCTTTATTGGAAACTGGTGCAAAAATTGCTGTAATTACAAACGGTAAAAAAGGATCGTACACAACAGACGGAAAAGAATTTTTATTTATGCCAATTTACCCACTAAAAGCAAAGGCTAAAACAGGCGCCGGTGATGCTTTTACAAGTGGTTTTTTGTCCGCTTTGGTACAAGGACACACAATAAAAGAAGCTGTGCAGTGGGGTACCGCAAACTCAGCAGGGGTAATACAAAAATTTGGTGCACAAGTTGGATTATTAAGTAAGCGGCAAACTTTAACAATGATAAAAAAATATAAAAAAATAATTCCGAAATCAATTTAA
- a CDS encoding ATP-grasp domain-containing protein encodes MKKNIILFVGKYISGISKSLEAYEEKTGEKFKTALLHDNKKTPKKLDMVDILISCKTKSVNSIQKALLPHRDSFIAVTCRGEDQIQNFAKVIPNLPYLKTPTSESLLWSSDKLLMRKRLHTHNKKITPTYTIVKDYEEKTINKIAKKVGFPLIVKPTGLAGSRLVTMCFDKEELKKTLKKVFKKIKKVHKESGGNWEPKVLVEQFLEGSMYSIDAYVDNKGKTYFCPLVRVTTGKEIGGDDFFGYKQTTPVKLKSATIEGARYVAVQAVEALGLKNTTAHIEMMRNEDGWKIIEVGARIGGFRHDLYQMTANIDHNMNDILIHMGKKPIIPKKIKGYATAMKFFTPKEGELVKVFGLRKANKLESFKKINIRKKPGDKCLFARNGGISIFNIILFNKERSQLLADVRKLEKAIRIEIK; translated from the coding sequence ATGAAAAAAAATATAATCTTGTTTGTAGGTAAATACATCTCTGGTATTTCAAAAAGTTTAGAAGCTTACGAAGAGAAAACTGGAGAAAAATTTAAAACCGCACTATTACACGACAATAAAAAAACACCAAAAAAATTAGATATGGTGGATATTTTAATTTCTTGTAAAACTAAATCTGTAAACAGCATACAAAAAGCTTTACTACCACACAGAGACTCATTTATTGCAGTCACTTGTCGTGGAGAAGATCAGATTCAAAACTTTGCAAAAGTAATACCAAACCTTCCATATCTAAAAACACCAACAAGTGAATCTCTTTTGTGGTCTTCGGATAAATTATTAATGAGAAAGAGATTACATACACATAACAAGAAAATTACTCCTACATACACAATCGTAAAAGATTATGAAGAAAAAACTATAAATAAAATTGCAAAAAAAGTTGGCTTTCCTTTGATTGTAAAGCCTACAGGCCTAGCTGGAAGCAGGCTTGTCACAATGTGTTTTGATAAAGAAGAATTAAAAAAAACACTAAAAAAAGTTTTCAAAAAAATTAAAAAAGTACACAAAGAGTCTGGTGGAAATTGGGAACCAAAAGTCTTGGTAGAACAATTTTTAGAAGGAAGTATGTATAGTATAGATGCTTATGTAGACAACAAAGGTAAGACCTACTTTTGTCCACTTGTGAGAGTGACGACTGGAAAAGAAATAGGCGGAGACGATTTCTTTGGCTACAAACAAACTACACCAGTTAAACTAAAGTCTGCAACAATAGAAGGTGCACGATATGTCGCGGTTCAAGCAGTTGAAGCCTTGGGTCTAAAAAATACAACAGCACACATAGAAATGATGAGAAATGAAGACGGCTGGAAAATTATAGAAGTAGGAGCAAGAATTGGCGGTTTTAGGCATGATTTATACCAAATGACTGCAAACATAGATCATAATATGAACGACATTTTAATACATATGGGTAAAAAACCTATTATTCCAAAAAAGATAAAAGGTTATGCAACTGCAATGAAATTTTTTACACCAAAAGAAGGAGAATTGGTCAAAGTTTTTGGACTAAGAAAAGCAAATAAATTGGAATCCTTCAAAAAAATAAATATAAGAAAAAAACCGGGAGACAAGTGTCTGTTTGCTAGAAATGGTGGAATAAGCATATTTAATATTATATTATTTAACAAAGAAAGATCACAACTTTTAGCTGATGTCAGGAAATTGGAAAAAGCTATCAGAATCGAAATCAAGTAA
- a CDS encoding RimK family alpha-L-glutamate ligase, with protein MKKKVYLLTTCKPENSSVSTRILGESAKKLNIELKTIYTEHCHLKIEDGKLTLFENDKILKGIKKILFRKTVSSTSSVFHKSILHQFELNGTKVINRIQGISQTRDQFHTLQILAKYSIPTPKSFLLGSIKQIDSIIKEIGKPPYIVKILDSKKGRGVFILESKRSLISFASIIVGSREFPPLLIQEFIAEAKGKDIRVFIIGNKVVASMERKAMKKGEFRSNYKLGGSVKKIKITKEEEKLALKAAKVCGLQIVGVDIIRSKKGPLIIELNSNPGLEGITKATEKDIAGEILKYAINR; from the coding sequence ATGAAAAAGAAAGTTTACCTACTCACAACCTGTAAACCTGAAAACTCTTCAGTAAGTACAAGAATCTTGGGAGAGTCTGCAAAAAAATTAAATATAGAACTAAAAACAATATATACTGAACATTGTCATTTAAAAATAGAAGATGGAAAACTTACCCTTTTTGAAAATGACAAAATACTAAAAGGAATAAAAAAAATATTATTCAGAAAAACTGTATCATCTACAAGTAGTGTTTTCCACAAATCAATACTTCATCAATTTGAACTTAACGGTACAAAAGTTATAAACAGAATTCAAGGAATTTCTCAAACACGAGATCAATTTCACACACTTCAAATATTGGCAAAATATAGCATACCAACACCAAAAAGTTTTCTTTTAGGATCTATAAAACAAATAGATTCTATCATAAAAGAAATTGGAAAACCGCCCTATATTGTAAAAATTCTAGATAGCAAAAAAGGTAGAGGGGTTTTTATTTTGGAAAGTAAAAGAAGTCTAATTTCTTTTGCGAGTATAATAGTCGGTAGCAGAGAATTTCCACCACTTTTAATTCAAGAATTTATAGCAGAAGCAAAAGGAAAAGATATAAGAGTTTTTATAATAGGAAACAAAGTCGTAGCTTCAATGGAAAGAAAAGCAATGAAAAAAGGAGAGTTTCGTTCAAATTATAAACTTGGTGGAAGTGTAAAAAAAATAAAAATTACAAAAGAAGAAGAAAAATTAGCATTAAAAGCGGCAAAAGTATGCGGGTTACAAATAGTAGGTGTAGATATTATAAGAAGCAAAAAGGGTCCACTAATAATAGAGTTAAACTCGAATCCAGGACTGGAAGGAATTACAAAAGCAACAGAAAAAGATATTGCTGGCGAGATTTTAAAATATGCAATAAATCGATAA